One Pseudomonas syringae KCTC 12500 genomic window carries:
- a CDS encoding peptidase U32 family protein, producing MSLPKHHLELLSPARDVTIAREAILHGADAVYIGGPSFGARHNACNEVSDIAELVKFAHRYHARIFTTINTILHDDELEPARKLIHQLYDAGVDALIVQDLGVMEMDIPPIELHASTQTDIRTLSRAKFLDQAGFSQLVLARELNLQEIRAIADETDAAIEFFIHGALCVAFSGQCNISHAQNGRSANRGDCSQACRLPYTLKDDQGRVVAFEKHLLSMKDNNQSANLRALVDAGVRSFKIEGRYKDAGYVKNITAYYRQRLDEILEDRTDLARASSGRTAHFFVPDPEKTFHRGSTDYFVSDRKIDIGAFDTPTFTGLAVGTVEKLGKRDLIAVTHEPLSNGDGLNVQIKREVVGFRANIAELKGEFEEDGQKRWRYRVEPNEMPAALSGLRPNHPLNRNLDHNWQQALLKTSAERRIGVQWQVTLREDHLSLKATSEEGVSVTVGLDGPFGTANKPEQALDQLRDLLTQLGTTIYHAQDVRLDAPQAFFVPNSQLKTLRRDAIEALTEARIKAHPRGGRKAETTPPPVYPESHLSFLANVYNQKARDFYHRHGVQLIDAAYEAHEETGEVPVMITKHCLRFSFNLCPKQAKGVTGVRTKVAPMQLVHGDEVLTLKFDCKPCEMHVIGKMKGHILDLPLPGSAAAKSVVGHITPEDLLKTARHRSPH from the coding sequence ATGTCGTTACCCAAGCACCACCTGGAATTGCTCAGCCCTGCACGGGATGTGACCATCGCCCGTGAAGCCATCCTGCATGGTGCCGATGCGGTCTATATCGGCGGGCCGAGCTTTGGTGCGCGGCACAACGCCTGCAACGAGGTCAGTGACATTGCCGAGCTGGTCAAATTCGCGCACCGCTATCACGCGCGGATCTTTACCACCATCAACACCATCCTCCATGACGACGAACTGGAGCCTGCGCGCAAGCTGATTCACCAGCTCTACGACGCCGGCGTGGACGCACTGATCGTGCAGGACCTCGGGGTGATGGAGATGGACATTCCGCCCATCGAGCTGCACGCCAGTACGCAAACCGATATTCGCACCCTGAGCCGGGCGAAGTTTCTCGATCAGGCCGGTTTCTCGCAACTGGTGCTTGCCCGGGAACTGAACCTGCAGGAAATCCGCGCAATCGCTGACGAAACCGACGCGGCCATCGAATTCTTCATCCACGGCGCACTGTGCGTGGCGTTCTCCGGGCAGTGCAATATTTCCCACGCGCAAAACGGCCGCAGCGCCAACCGTGGTGACTGCTCGCAAGCCTGCCGCCTGCCATACACCCTCAAGGATGATCAGGGTCGCGTTGTGGCCTTCGAAAAGCATCTGTTGTCGATGAAAGACAACAACCAGAGCGCCAACCTGCGTGCTCTGGTGGACGCCGGCGTGCGCTCGTTCAAGATCGAAGGACGCTACAAGGATGCGGGCTACGTAAAAAACATCACCGCTTATTATCGCCAGCGTCTGGACGAGATTCTCGAAGACCGCACGGACCTGGCACGTGCTTCCAGCGGCCGTACCGCGCACTTTTTCGTGCCGGACCCGGAAAAGACCTTTCATCGCGGCAGCACCGATTATTTCGTCAGCGACCGCAAGATCGACATCGGCGCGTTCGACACGCCGACCTTCACTGGTCTGGCGGTGGGCACCGTTGAAAAGCTCGGCAAACGCGACCTGATCGCTGTGACCCATGAGCCGCTGTCCAACGGCGATGGCCTCAATGTGCAGATCAAGCGTGAAGTGGTGGGCTTCCGTGCCAACATCGCCGAGCTCAAGGGCGAGTTCGAAGAAGACGGCCAGAAACGCTGGCGCTATCGCGTGGAGCCCAACGAGATGCCAGCGGCCCTTTCCGGCCTACGCCCCAATCATCCGCTGAACCGCAACCTGGACCACAACTGGCAACAAGCGCTGCTCAAGACCTCGGCCGAGCGTCGTATCGGCGTTCAGTGGCAGGTCACGCTGCGCGAAGATCACTTGAGCCTGAAAGCCACCAGCGAAGAAGGCGTGAGCGTCACGGTCGGTCTTGATGGGCCATTCGGAACGGCCAACAAGCCCGAGCAGGCGCTGGATCAGCTGCGTGACCTGCTCACCCAACTGGGCACCACGATCTATCATGCCCAGGATGTCAGGCTTGACGCGCCACAGGCGTTCTTCGTGCCCAACTCGCAGCTCAAGACCCTTCGCCGCGACGCCATCGAGGCATTGACCGAAGCCCGCATCAAGGCTCATCCGCGCGGCGGACGCAAGGCCGAGACCACTCCGCCACCGGTGTACCCGGAGTCGCACTTGTCTTTTCTGGCCAACGTCTACAACCAGAAGGCTCGCGACTTCTATCATCGCCACGGCGTGCAGTTGATCGACGCGGCCTACGAGGCCCACGAAGAGACCGGCGAAGTGCCGGTGATGATCACCAAGCATTGCCTGCGTTTCTCGTTCAACCTGTGCCCGAAACAGGCCAAAGGTGTGACAGGCGTGCGCACCAAGGTCGCGCCTATGCAACTGGTGCACGGTGATGAAGTGCTGACCCTCAAGTTCGATTGCAAGCCTTGCGAAATGCACGTGATCGGCAAGATGAAAGGTCACATTCTCGACTTGCCGCTACCTGGCAGCGCGGCGGCCAAATCGGTGGTCGGCCACATCACGCCGGAAGACCTGCTCAAGACTGCGCGCCATCGTTCTCCGCACTGA
- a CDS encoding GNAT family N-acetyltransferase yields the protein MNITITEVHPSEIPHTVDFVMRARAAIFPLLDTVTVPPDLAGFEQVYLNGEDGKFLIARCEGQIIAAVGYLPYDHRFPQFDYRGRRTVEIVRLFVTPEFRGDGLASRLCQALWAHAEVGGIEVLYLHTHPFLPGAIRFWEKQGFAVTDVESDPVWNTTHMERVL from the coding sequence ATGAACATCACTATCACTGAAGTACACCCCTCCGAGATTCCGCACACCGTCGATTTCGTCATGCGCGCGCGTGCCGCGATCTTTCCCTTGCTCGACACCGTCACCGTTCCGCCCGATCTGGCCGGTTTCGAGCAGGTGTATCTGAACGGTGAGGACGGCAAGTTCCTGATCGCCCGCTGTGAAGGGCAGATCATCGCGGCTGTGGGCTACCTGCCTTACGATCATCGTTTCCCGCAGTTCGATTACCGCGGGCGCAGAACTGTCGAGATCGTACGTCTGTTCGTCACGCCGGAGTTTCGCGGCGACGGGCTGGCCAGCCGCTTATGTCAGGCGCTCTGGGCTCATGCCGAGGTAGGCGGCATAGAGGTTTTGTACCTGCATACCCATCCGTTTCTGCCAGGCGCGATTCGTTTCTGGGAGAAACAGGGCTTTGCTGTAACCGATGTGGAGAGCGATCCGGTGTGGAACACCACTCATATGGAGCGCGTTCTTTAA
- the nirB gene encoding nitrite reductase large subunit NirB, translating to MNTTVFPPNDVKTLIVVGNGMVGHHCVEQLIAGGALERYRIHVFGEETQRAYDRVHLSEYFTGRDAESLAMSEMSVYEQPGLTLHLGVPVLEIDRDRHEIITAEGCFGYDKLILATGSYPFVPPIEGARGNSRLVYRTLEDLDSIRYAASKARRGVVVGGGLLGLEAANALKSLGLEAHVVEFAPRLMPVQLDDLGGAALKARIEALGVGVHLSRATQSISDGKQYRYRMNFANDEFLETDLIVFSAGIRPQDALARQCELALGPRGGIAIDEHCRTSDADIYAIGECAAWNGSVFGLVAPGYQMARGVAAQLCEQDTDAFFGADMSTKLKLLGVDVGSIGDAHGALAGAVSYRFIDEATASYRRLVVSADGKQVLGAVLVGDNSYYDTLLQYAQNGIPLPADPSSLILPRGEGAPTLGADALPATATICSCHNVSKGAVCSAIDNGCTDLAAIKSCTKAATGCGGCTALLKQVFEHELMARGVAVDKSLCEHFAYTRQELYSMVRVEGIETFDELLTRHGKGAHGCDICKPAVGSILASCWNRPITEPSLVPLQDTNDTFMANMQKNGTYSVVPRIPGGEITPDGLIAIGAVAKKYDLYTKITGGQRIDLFGAQLHELPDIWSELIEAGFETGHAYGKSTRTVKSCVGSTWCRYGVQDSVAMALRIEDRYKGLRSPHKLKFAVSGCTRECAEAQSKDVGVIATENGWNLYLCGNGGMRPRHAELFATDLDDETLIRYIDRFLMLYIRTADKLQRTSVWRETLEGGLEYLKAVIIDDSLGLAAELESQMQLVVDRYECEWANALKDPEKLKRFRTFVNDGRADPDVQFVKERAQRRPAKPEELALIPLFKEVV from the coding sequence ATGAACACCACAGTCTTCCCCCCCAACGATGTAAAAACCCTGATCGTCGTCGGTAATGGCATGGTCGGACATCATTGCGTCGAGCAGTTGATAGCAGGCGGCGCACTCGAACGCTATCGCATCCACGTCTTTGGCGAAGAAACACAGCGCGCCTACGACCGCGTGCACCTGTCCGAATACTTCACTGGCCGCGACGCCGAATCGCTGGCCATGAGCGAGATGTCCGTTTACGAACAACCCGGCCTGACGCTGCACCTCGGCGTACCGGTGCTGGAGATCGATCGTGATCGTCACGAAATCATCACCGCCGAAGGCTGCTTCGGGTACGACAAGCTGATTCTGGCCACCGGCTCCTACCCGTTCGTACCGCCTATCGAAGGCGCCCGAGGCAACTCCCGGCTGGTCTATCGCACACTGGAGGACCTGGACAGCATTCGCTATGCCGCGTCGAAAGCCCGCCGTGGCGTCGTGGTCGGCGGCGGACTGCTGGGGCTGGAAGCAGCCAATGCGCTTAAATCGCTGGGGCTGGAAGCCCATGTCGTCGAGTTCGCGCCGCGTCTCATGCCGGTGCAATTGGACGACCTCGGTGGCGCTGCGTTGAAAGCGCGTATCGAAGCGCTGGGCGTCGGCGTGCATTTGTCCCGCGCCACGCAGTCGATCAGCGACGGCAAGCAGTACCGCTATCGCATGAACTTTGCCAATGACGAGTTTCTCGAAACCGACCTGATCGTGTTCTCCGCAGGTATTCGCCCGCAAGACGCCCTGGCCCGTCAGTGTGAACTGGCGCTCGGCCCACGCGGCGGCATCGCAATCGACGAGCATTGCCGCACCAGCGACGCCGATATCTATGCCATCGGCGAATGCGCAGCCTGGAACGGCAGTGTGTTCGGCCTGGTTGCGCCCGGTTATCAAATGGCCCGTGGCGTGGCAGCGCAGTTGTGCGAACAGGATACTGACGCGTTCTTCGGCGCCGACATGTCCACCAAGCTCAAACTGCTGGGCGTGGACGTCGGCTCCATCGGCGATGCGCACGGTGCGCTGGCCGGGGCCGTCAGTTATCGCTTCATTGACGAAGCCACCGCCAGCTACCGTCGCCTGGTGGTGTCGGCCGATGGCAAGCAGGTACTCGGCGCGGTGCTGGTCGGCGATAACAGCTACTACGACACGCTGCTGCAATATGCGCAGAACGGCATCCCGCTGCCCGCCGATCCATCGAGCCTGATTCTGCCGCGTGGCGAAGGCGCACCGACGCTGGGCGCCGATGCCCTGCCCGCCACAGCGACCATCTGCTCCTGCCATAACGTCAGCAAAGGCGCCGTGTGCTCGGCCATCGACAATGGCTGCACCGATCTGGCCGCAATCAAGTCCTGCACCAAGGCGGCCACCGGTTGCGGCGGTTGCACCGCACTGCTCAAACAGGTTTTCGAGCATGAACTGATGGCCCGCGGTGTGGCGGTCGACAAAAGCCTCTGCGAACACTTCGCTTATACCCGCCAGGAGTTGTACTCGATGGTGCGCGTCGAAGGCATCGAGACCTTTGACGAGCTGCTGACTCGCCATGGCAAAGGCGCGCATGGCTGCGACATCTGCAAGCCCGCAGTCGGCTCGATCCTGGCGTCGTGCTGGAACCGCCCCATCACCGAGCCTTCGCTGGTGCCACTGCAGGACACCAACGACACCTTCATGGCCAACATGCAGAAAAACGGCACCTACTCGGTGGTGCCACGTATTCCGGGTGGTGAAATTACCCCAGACGGCCTGATTGCGATTGGCGCCGTGGCGAAAAAATACGACTTGTACACCAAGATCACCGGCGGCCAGCGCATCGACCTGTTCGGCGCGCAGCTGCACGAGTTGCCGGATATCTGGAGCGAGCTGATCGAGGCAGGCTTCGAGACCGGCCATGCCTACGGCAAGTCGACCCGTACGGTTAAATCCTGTGTTGGCAGCACCTGGTGTCGCTACGGCGTGCAGGACAGCGTCGCCATGGCGCTGCGCATTGAGGACCGTTACAAGGGCCTGCGCTCGCCGCACAAACTCAAGTTCGCCGTGTCCGGCTGCACACGCGAATGCGCCGAAGCGCAGAGCAAGGACGTCGGCGTAATTGCCACCGAGAACGGCTGGAACCTGTACCTGTGCGGTAACGGCGGCATGCGTCCGCGTCACGCCGAGTTGTTCGCCACCGACCTGGATGACGAAACCCTGATTCGTTACATCGACCGCTTTCTGATGCTCTACATCCGCACCGCCGACAAGCTGCAACGTACCTCGGTCTGGCGTGAAACGCTGGAAGGCGGCCTCGAGTATCTCAAGGCGGTCATCATCGACGACAGCCTGGGCCTGGCCGCAGAGCTGGAGTCGCAGATGCAACTGGTGGTCGACCGCTACGAATGCGAATGGGCCAACGCCCTCAAGGACCCGGAAAAGCTCAAGCGTTTCCGCACTTTCGTCAACGACGGGCGTGCTGACCCCGACGTGCAGTTCGTCAAGGAACGCGCCCAGCGCCGTCCGGCAAAACCCGAAGAGCTGGCCCTTATTCCGTTGTTCAAGGAGGTAGTGTGA
- the nirD gene encoding nitrite reductase small subunit NirD: protein MNASQTILAGDNAPTAAQPHWQTLCGRADLVANSGVVAWLDGAQVALFYLPETAQGEQLFAIDNRDPKSGANVIGRGLIGQIAGELVIASPLYKQHFRLHDGSCIEYPEQRLDVWPVRLKGDQVEIAV, encoded by the coding sequence ATGAACGCGTCTCAGACAATACTTGCCGGCGACAATGCGCCCACGGCAGCGCAGCCGCACTGGCAGACGCTGTGTGGGCGCGCGGATCTGGTCGCCAATTCAGGCGTCGTGGCATGGCTGGACGGCGCGCAGGTCGCGCTGTTCTACCTGCCCGAAACCGCACAGGGCGAGCAGCTCTTTGCTATCGACAACCGCGATCCCAAATCCGGGGCGAACGTGATCGGGCGTGGTCTGATCGGGCAGATCGCGGGCGAGCTGGTCATCGCTTCGCCGCTGTACAAGCAGCACTTTCGTCTGCACGACGGCAGTTGCATCGAATACCCGGAACAGCGGCTCGACGTCTGGCCGGTAAGGCTCAAGGGTGATCAGGTAGAGATTGCCGTTTAA